In Sceloporus undulatus isolate JIND9_A2432 ecotype Alabama chromosome 7, SceUnd_v1.1, whole genome shotgun sequence, one DNA window encodes the following:
- the MTMR1 gene encoding myotubularin-related protein 1 isoform X2, with amino-acid sequence MEGRAAAAGGQGAMEGGSGGGGGPGPVRRPSRFPSLPPAAPSAAGAGPSSSASGSRQPSVEALDSPTGSHVEWCKQLIAATISSQISGSVPSDTVSREYREIQDGHNGYTSDAEVDQALRDGNKLAQMEEAPLFPGESIKSIAKDVMYICPFIGAISGTLTVTDFKMYFKNVERDPHFILDVPLGVINRVEKIGVQSHGDNSCGIEIVCKDMRNLRFAYKQEEHRLEIFQNLITRAFPVSHGLPFFAFSYKEKFPTNGWKVYDPIAEYKRQGLPNESWKISKINSTYEFCDTYPAILVVPTSVKDDDLSRVAAFRAKGRVPVLSWIHPESQATITRCSQPLVGPNDKRCKEDEKYLQTIMDANAQSHKLFIFDARQNSVADANKAKGGGYESESAYPNVELVFLEIPNIHVMRESLRKLKEIVYPTIDESRWLSNVESTHWLEYIRMLLAGAVRIADKIESGKTSVVVHCSDGWDRTAQLTSLAMLMLDGHYRTIKGFEALLEKEWMSFGHRFAMRVGHGDNDHADADRSPIFLQFIDCVWQMTKQFPAAFEFNELFLITILDHLYSCLFGTFLYNSEHQRVKEEISTRTISLWSYVNSQLDEFSNPFFVNYENHVLYPVASLSHLELWVNYYVRWNPRMRPQMPIHQNLKELLAIRAELQKRVEELQREAATRSISSSSDRGSSPAATPVHTSV; translated from the exons tCCCACAGGATCCCATGTTGAATGGTGTAAACAACTCATTGCTGCTACAATTTCTAGCCAGATTTCAGGTTCTGTGCCCTCAGACACTGTATCTAGAGAATACCGG GAGATTCAGGATGGACACAATGGCTATACTTCTGACGCAGAAGTTGATCAG GCACTGAGGGATGGAAACAAACTCGCTCAGATGGAAGAAGCTCCACTTTTTCCTGGAGAATCAATCAAATCTATCG CTAAAGATGTCATGTATATCTGTCCATTTATTGGAGCCATCAGTGGTACGCTGACAGTGACGgatttcaaaatgtatttcaagAATGTTGAGCGG GATCCACATTTTATTCTTGATGTTCCTCTTGGAGTCATAAACAGGGTTGAAAAGATTGGAGTGCAGAGCCATGGAGACAACTCCTGTGGTATAGAAATTGTTTGCAAG GATATGAGAAACCTGCGGTTTGCCTATAAACAGGAAGAACATAGACTGGAGATTTTTCAAAACCTTATTACTCGAGCATTTCCTGTTTCTCATGGGCTG CCGTTCTTTGCATTCAGCTATAAAGAGAAATTTCCCACAAATGGTTGGAAAGTTTATGATCCAATAGCAGAGTACAAGAGGCAG GGCTTACCCAATGAGAGTTGGAAAATATCCAAAATTAACAGCACATATGAATTTTGTGACACATATCCTGCCATTCTTGTTGTGCCAACCAGTGTAAAAGATGATGACCTCTCCAGAGTAGCAGCATTCAGGGCAAAAGGCAGAGTTCCA GTGTTATCTTGGATCCACCCTGAAAGCCAAGCCACCATTACACGCTGCAGCCAACCTCTTGTAGGCCCAAATGACAAACGATGCAAAGAAGACGAGAAGTACCTGCAGACTATCATGGATGCCAATGCTCAGTCTCACAAGCTTTTCATCTTTGATGCCAGACAGAACAGTGTTGCAGATGCAAATAAG GCAAAAGGTGGTGGATATGAAAGTGAAAGTGCCTATCCAAATGTGGAGTTGGTTTTCTTGGAAATTCCAAATATCCATGTAATGAGAGAATCTCTGCGTAAGCTGAAGGAAATTGTTTACCCTACAATTGATGAGTCTCGGTGGCTGTCCAATGTGGAAAGTACACACTGGCTGGAATATATACGG ATGCTTCTTGCTGGTGCAGTGAGAATTGCTGACAAAATTGAATCTGGTAAAACCTCAGTGGTGGTACACTGCAGCGATGGCTGGGACCGTACAGCTCAGCTAACTTCTTTAGCCATGCTGATGTTGGACGGTCATTACAGAACCATCAAAGGTTTTGAGGCTCTCTTAGAGAAGGAGTGGATGAGTTTTGGACACCGTTTTGCAATG CGAGTAGGTCATGGGGACAATGATCATGCTGACGCTGACAGATCACCCATCTTCCTTCAGTTCATAGATTGTGTTTGGCAAATGACAAAGCAG tttCCAGCAGCCTTTGAATTCAACGAGCTGTTTTTGATCACCATTTTGGATCATCTTTATAGCTGTCTCTTTGGCACCTTTTTGTACAATTCTGAACATCAGCGAGTTAAAGAG GAAATAAGCACCAGGACTATTTCTCTGTGGTCCTATGTTAATAGTCAGCTTGATGAATTCAGTAACCCCTTCTTTGTAAATTACGAAAACCATGTCCTGTATCCAGTCGCCAGTCTAAGCCATTTGGAATTGTGGGTAAACTATTATGTACGATGGAATCCACGAATGAGACCTCAG ATGCCAATTCATCAGAATCTGAAAGAACTCCTTGCCATCAGAGCCGAACTTCAAAAGCGGGTGGAAGAATTGCAGCGGGAAGCAGCCACACgctccatttcttcctcttcaGACCGAGGGTCATCTCCTGCAGCCACACCGGTTCATACCTCCGTCTGA
- the MTMR1 gene encoding myotubularin-related protein 1 isoform X1 yields MEGRAAAAGGQGAMEGGSGGGGGPGPVRRPSRFPSLPPAAPSAAGAGPSSSASGSRQPSVEALDSPTGSHVEWCKQLIAATISSQISGSVPSDTVSREYRVYKRPTIREIQDGHNGYTSDAEVDQALRDGNKLAQMEEAPLFPGESIKSIAKDVMYICPFIGAISGTLTVTDFKMYFKNVERDPHFILDVPLGVINRVEKIGVQSHGDNSCGIEIVCKDMRNLRFAYKQEEHRLEIFQNLITRAFPVSHGLPFFAFSYKEKFPTNGWKVYDPIAEYKRQGLPNESWKISKINSTYEFCDTYPAILVVPTSVKDDDLSRVAAFRAKGRVPVLSWIHPESQATITRCSQPLVGPNDKRCKEDEKYLQTIMDANAQSHKLFIFDARQNSVADANKAKGGGYESESAYPNVELVFLEIPNIHVMRESLRKLKEIVYPTIDESRWLSNVESTHWLEYIRMLLAGAVRIADKIESGKTSVVVHCSDGWDRTAQLTSLAMLMLDGHYRTIKGFEALLEKEWMSFGHRFAMRVGHGDNDHADADRSPIFLQFIDCVWQMTKQFPAAFEFNELFLITILDHLYSCLFGTFLYNSEHQRVKEEISTRTISLWSYVNSQLDEFSNPFFVNYENHVLYPVASLSHLELWVNYYVRWNPRMRPQMPIHQNLKELLAIRAELQKRVEELQREAATRSISSSSDRGSSPAATPVHTSV; encoded by the exons tCCCACAGGATCCCATGTTGAATGGTGTAAACAACTCATTGCTGCTACAATTTCTAGCCAGATTTCAGGTTCTGTGCCCTCAGACACTGTATCTAGAGAATACCGG GTATACAAGAGGCCTACTATAAGG GAGATTCAGGATGGACACAATGGCTATACTTCTGACGCAGAAGTTGATCAG GCACTGAGGGATGGAAACAAACTCGCTCAGATGGAAGAAGCTCCACTTTTTCCTGGAGAATCAATCAAATCTATCG CTAAAGATGTCATGTATATCTGTCCATTTATTGGAGCCATCAGTGGTACGCTGACAGTGACGgatttcaaaatgtatttcaagAATGTTGAGCGG GATCCACATTTTATTCTTGATGTTCCTCTTGGAGTCATAAACAGGGTTGAAAAGATTGGAGTGCAGAGCCATGGAGACAACTCCTGTGGTATAGAAATTGTTTGCAAG GATATGAGAAACCTGCGGTTTGCCTATAAACAGGAAGAACATAGACTGGAGATTTTTCAAAACCTTATTACTCGAGCATTTCCTGTTTCTCATGGGCTG CCGTTCTTTGCATTCAGCTATAAAGAGAAATTTCCCACAAATGGTTGGAAAGTTTATGATCCAATAGCAGAGTACAAGAGGCAG GGCTTACCCAATGAGAGTTGGAAAATATCCAAAATTAACAGCACATATGAATTTTGTGACACATATCCTGCCATTCTTGTTGTGCCAACCAGTGTAAAAGATGATGACCTCTCCAGAGTAGCAGCATTCAGGGCAAAAGGCAGAGTTCCA GTGTTATCTTGGATCCACCCTGAAAGCCAAGCCACCATTACACGCTGCAGCCAACCTCTTGTAGGCCCAAATGACAAACGATGCAAAGAAGACGAGAAGTACCTGCAGACTATCATGGATGCCAATGCTCAGTCTCACAAGCTTTTCATCTTTGATGCCAGACAGAACAGTGTTGCAGATGCAAATAAG GCAAAAGGTGGTGGATATGAAAGTGAAAGTGCCTATCCAAATGTGGAGTTGGTTTTCTTGGAAATTCCAAATATCCATGTAATGAGAGAATCTCTGCGTAAGCTGAAGGAAATTGTTTACCCTACAATTGATGAGTCTCGGTGGCTGTCCAATGTGGAAAGTACACACTGGCTGGAATATATACGG ATGCTTCTTGCTGGTGCAGTGAGAATTGCTGACAAAATTGAATCTGGTAAAACCTCAGTGGTGGTACACTGCAGCGATGGCTGGGACCGTACAGCTCAGCTAACTTCTTTAGCCATGCTGATGTTGGACGGTCATTACAGAACCATCAAAGGTTTTGAGGCTCTCTTAGAGAAGGAGTGGATGAGTTTTGGACACCGTTTTGCAATG CGAGTAGGTCATGGGGACAATGATCATGCTGACGCTGACAGATCACCCATCTTCCTTCAGTTCATAGATTGTGTTTGGCAAATGACAAAGCAG tttCCAGCAGCCTTTGAATTCAACGAGCTGTTTTTGATCACCATTTTGGATCATCTTTATAGCTGTCTCTTTGGCACCTTTTTGTACAATTCTGAACATCAGCGAGTTAAAGAG GAAATAAGCACCAGGACTATTTCTCTGTGGTCCTATGTTAATAGTCAGCTTGATGAATTCAGTAACCCCTTCTTTGTAAATTACGAAAACCATGTCCTGTATCCAGTCGCCAGTCTAAGCCATTTGGAATTGTGGGTAAACTATTATGTACGATGGAATCCACGAATGAGACCTCAG ATGCCAATTCATCAGAATCTGAAAGAACTCCTTGCCATCAGAGCCGAACTTCAAAAGCGGGTGGAAGAATTGCAGCGGGAAGCAGCCACACgctccatttcttcctcttcaGACCGAGGGTCATCTCCTGCAGCCACACCGGTTCATACCTCCGTCTGA
- the MTMR1 gene encoding myotubularin-related protein 1 isoform X4 → MEGRAAAAGGQGAMEGGSGGGGGPGPVRRPSRFPSLPPAAPSAAGAGPSSSASGSRQPSVEALDSPTGSHVEWCKQLIAATISSQISGSVPSDTVSREYRALRDGNKLAQMEEAPLFPGESIKSIAKDVMYICPFIGAISGTLTVTDFKMYFKNVERDPHFILDVPLGVINRVEKIGVQSHGDNSCGIEIVCKDMRNLRFAYKQEEHRLEIFQNLITRAFPVSHGLPFFAFSYKEKFPTNGWKVYDPIAEYKRQGLPNESWKISKINSTYEFCDTYPAILVVPTSVKDDDLSRVAAFRAKGRVPVLSWIHPESQATITRCSQPLVGPNDKRCKEDEKYLQTIMDANAQSHKLFIFDARQNSVADANKAKGGGYESESAYPNVELVFLEIPNIHVMRESLRKLKEIVYPTIDESRWLSNVESTHWLEYIRMLLAGAVRIADKIESGKTSVVVHCSDGWDRTAQLTSLAMLMLDGHYRTIKGFEALLEKEWMSFGHRFAMRVGHGDNDHADADRSPIFLQFIDCVWQMTKQFPAAFEFNELFLITILDHLYSCLFGTFLYNSEHQRVKEEISTRTISLWSYVNSQLDEFSNPFFVNYENHVLYPVASLSHLELWVNYYVRWNPRMRPQMPIHQNLKELLAIRAELQKRVEELQREAATRSISSSSDRGSSPAATPVHTSV, encoded by the exons tCCCACAGGATCCCATGTTGAATGGTGTAAACAACTCATTGCTGCTACAATTTCTAGCCAGATTTCAGGTTCTGTGCCCTCAGACACTGTATCTAGAGAATACCGG GCACTGAGGGATGGAAACAAACTCGCTCAGATGGAAGAAGCTCCACTTTTTCCTGGAGAATCAATCAAATCTATCG CTAAAGATGTCATGTATATCTGTCCATTTATTGGAGCCATCAGTGGTACGCTGACAGTGACGgatttcaaaatgtatttcaagAATGTTGAGCGG GATCCACATTTTATTCTTGATGTTCCTCTTGGAGTCATAAACAGGGTTGAAAAGATTGGAGTGCAGAGCCATGGAGACAACTCCTGTGGTATAGAAATTGTTTGCAAG GATATGAGAAACCTGCGGTTTGCCTATAAACAGGAAGAACATAGACTGGAGATTTTTCAAAACCTTATTACTCGAGCATTTCCTGTTTCTCATGGGCTG CCGTTCTTTGCATTCAGCTATAAAGAGAAATTTCCCACAAATGGTTGGAAAGTTTATGATCCAATAGCAGAGTACAAGAGGCAG GGCTTACCCAATGAGAGTTGGAAAATATCCAAAATTAACAGCACATATGAATTTTGTGACACATATCCTGCCATTCTTGTTGTGCCAACCAGTGTAAAAGATGATGACCTCTCCAGAGTAGCAGCATTCAGGGCAAAAGGCAGAGTTCCA GTGTTATCTTGGATCCACCCTGAAAGCCAAGCCACCATTACACGCTGCAGCCAACCTCTTGTAGGCCCAAATGACAAACGATGCAAAGAAGACGAGAAGTACCTGCAGACTATCATGGATGCCAATGCTCAGTCTCACAAGCTTTTCATCTTTGATGCCAGACAGAACAGTGTTGCAGATGCAAATAAG GCAAAAGGTGGTGGATATGAAAGTGAAAGTGCCTATCCAAATGTGGAGTTGGTTTTCTTGGAAATTCCAAATATCCATGTAATGAGAGAATCTCTGCGTAAGCTGAAGGAAATTGTTTACCCTACAATTGATGAGTCTCGGTGGCTGTCCAATGTGGAAAGTACACACTGGCTGGAATATATACGG ATGCTTCTTGCTGGTGCAGTGAGAATTGCTGACAAAATTGAATCTGGTAAAACCTCAGTGGTGGTACACTGCAGCGATGGCTGGGACCGTACAGCTCAGCTAACTTCTTTAGCCATGCTGATGTTGGACGGTCATTACAGAACCATCAAAGGTTTTGAGGCTCTCTTAGAGAAGGAGTGGATGAGTTTTGGACACCGTTTTGCAATG CGAGTAGGTCATGGGGACAATGATCATGCTGACGCTGACAGATCACCCATCTTCCTTCAGTTCATAGATTGTGTTTGGCAAATGACAAAGCAG tttCCAGCAGCCTTTGAATTCAACGAGCTGTTTTTGATCACCATTTTGGATCATCTTTATAGCTGTCTCTTTGGCACCTTTTTGTACAATTCTGAACATCAGCGAGTTAAAGAG GAAATAAGCACCAGGACTATTTCTCTGTGGTCCTATGTTAATAGTCAGCTTGATGAATTCAGTAACCCCTTCTTTGTAAATTACGAAAACCATGTCCTGTATCCAGTCGCCAGTCTAAGCCATTTGGAATTGTGGGTAAACTATTATGTACGATGGAATCCACGAATGAGACCTCAG ATGCCAATTCATCAGAATCTGAAAGAACTCCTTGCCATCAGAGCCGAACTTCAAAAGCGGGTGGAAGAATTGCAGCGGGAAGCAGCCACACgctccatttcttcctcttcaGACCGAGGGTCATCTCCTGCAGCCACACCGGTTCATACCTCCGTCTGA
- the MTMR1 gene encoding myotubularin-related protein 1 isoform X3 produces the protein MEGRAAAAGGQGAMEGGSGGGGGPGPVRRPSRFPSLPPAAPSAAGAGPSSSASGSRQPSVEALDSPTGSHVEWCKQLIAATISSQISGSVPSDTVSREYRVYKRPTIRALRDGNKLAQMEEAPLFPGESIKSIAKDVMYICPFIGAISGTLTVTDFKMYFKNVERDPHFILDVPLGVINRVEKIGVQSHGDNSCGIEIVCKDMRNLRFAYKQEEHRLEIFQNLITRAFPVSHGLPFFAFSYKEKFPTNGWKVYDPIAEYKRQGLPNESWKISKINSTYEFCDTYPAILVVPTSVKDDDLSRVAAFRAKGRVPVLSWIHPESQATITRCSQPLVGPNDKRCKEDEKYLQTIMDANAQSHKLFIFDARQNSVADANKAKGGGYESESAYPNVELVFLEIPNIHVMRESLRKLKEIVYPTIDESRWLSNVESTHWLEYIRMLLAGAVRIADKIESGKTSVVVHCSDGWDRTAQLTSLAMLMLDGHYRTIKGFEALLEKEWMSFGHRFAMRVGHGDNDHADADRSPIFLQFIDCVWQMTKQFPAAFEFNELFLITILDHLYSCLFGTFLYNSEHQRVKEEISTRTISLWSYVNSQLDEFSNPFFVNYENHVLYPVASLSHLELWVNYYVRWNPRMRPQMPIHQNLKELLAIRAELQKRVEELQREAATRSISSSSDRGSSPAATPVHTSV, from the exons tCCCACAGGATCCCATGTTGAATGGTGTAAACAACTCATTGCTGCTACAATTTCTAGCCAGATTTCAGGTTCTGTGCCCTCAGACACTGTATCTAGAGAATACCGG GTATACAAGAGGCCTACTATAAGG GCACTGAGGGATGGAAACAAACTCGCTCAGATGGAAGAAGCTCCACTTTTTCCTGGAGAATCAATCAAATCTATCG CTAAAGATGTCATGTATATCTGTCCATTTATTGGAGCCATCAGTGGTACGCTGACAGTGACGgatttcaaaatgtatttcaagAATGTTGAGCGG GATCCACATTTTATTCTTGATGTTCCTCTTGGAGTCATAAACAGGGTTGAAAAGATTGGAGTGCAGAGCCATGGAGACAACTCCTGTGGTATAGAAATTGTTTGCAAG GATATGAGAAACCTGCGGTTTGCCTATAAACAGGAAGAACATAGACTGGAGATTTTTCAAAACCTTATTACTCGAGCATTTCCTGTTTCTCATGGGCTG CCGTTCTTTGCATTCAGCTATAAAGAGAAATTTCCCACAAATGGTTGGAAAGTTTATGATCCAATAGCAGAGTACAAGAGGCAG GGCTTACCCAATGAGAGTTGGAAAATATCCAAAATTAACAGCACATATGAATTTTGTGACACATATCCTGCCATTCTTGTTGTGCCAACCAGTGTAAAAGATGATGACCTCTCCAGAGTAGCAGCATTCAGGGCAAAAGGCAGAGTTCCA GTGTTATCTTGGATCCACCCTGAAAGCCAAGCCACCATTACACGCTGCAGCCAACCTCTTGTAGGCCCAAATGACAAACGATGCAAAGAAGACGAGAAGTACCTGCAGACTATCATGGATGCCAATGCTCAGTCTCACAAGCTTTTCATCTTTGATGCCAGACAGAACAGTGTTGCAGATGCAAATAAG GCAAAAGGTGGTGGATATGAAAGTGAAAGTGCCTATCCAAATGTGGAGTTGGTTTTCTTGGAAATTCCAAATATCCATGTAATGAGAGAATCTCTGCGTAAGCTGAAGGAAATTGTTTACCCTACAATTGATGAGTCTCGGTGGCTGTCCAATGTGGAAAGTACACACTGGCTGGAATATATACGG ATGCTTCTTGCTGGTGCAGTGAGAATTGCTGACAAAATTGAATCTGGTAAAACCTCAGTGGTGGTACACTGCAGCGATGGCTGGGACCGTACAGCTCAGCTAACTTCTTTAGCCATGCTGATGTTGGACGGTCATTACAGAACCATCAAAGGTTTTGAGGCTCTCTTAGAGAAGGAGTGGATGAGTTTTGGACACCGTTTTGCAATG CGAGTAGGTCATGGGGACAATGATCATGCTGACGCTGACAGATCACCCATCTTCCTTCAGTTCATAGATTGTGTTTGGCAAATGACAAAGCAG tttCCAGCAGCCTTTGAATTCAACGAGCTGTTTTTGATCACCATTTTGGATCATCTTTATAGCTGTCTCTTTGGCACCTTTTTGTACAATTCTGAACATCAGCGAGTTAAAGAG GAAATAAGCACCAGGACTATTTCTCTGTGGTCCTATGTTAATAGTCAGCTTGATGAATTCAGTAACCCCTTCTTTGTAAATTACGAAAACCATGTCCTGTATCCAGTCGCCAGTCTAAGCCATTTGGAATTGTGGGTAAACTATTATGTACGATGGAATCCACGAATGAGACCTCAG ATGCCAATTCATCAGAATCTGAAAGAACTCCTTGCCATCAGAGCCGAACTTCAAAAGCGGGTGGAAGAATTGCAGCGGGAAGCAGCCACACgctccatttcttcctcttcaGACCGAGGGTCATCTCCTGCAGCCACACCGGTTCATACCTCCGTCTGA